A genomic window from Syntrophorhabdaceae bacterium includes:
- a CDS encoding gamma-glutamylcyclotransferase — translation MKAGMAADTSHTLFVYGTLRKGQANHGLLKDARFLGNAKTREKYGLYVLPHGVPYATYNGTQLVAVSGEVYSVDKVTLEAVDHFEGHPYVYMRREVPVVLEYGSTEYGISECGSAECGIAKNAWMYFLPLAVHGIARPVPSGDFCRP, via the coding sequence ATGAAAGCAGGAATGGCTGCGGATACATCACACACACTGTTTGTCTATGGCACGTTGAGGAAGGGTCAGGCAAACCATGGCCTTCTGAAAGATGCCCGTTTCCTCGGCAATGCGAAGACTCGGGAAAAGTACGGTCTGTATGTGCTGCCGCACGGCGTACCATACGCGACGTACAACGGAACACAGCTTGTTGCAGTGTCAGGAGAGGTATATAGCGTCGATAAAGTTACTCTGGAGGCGGTGGATCACTTTGAAGGTCATCCGTATGTCTATATGCGCCGGGAAGTCCCTGTCGTCCTCGAATACGGAAGCACGGAATACGGAATCTCGGAATGCGGAAGCGCGGAATGCGGAATCGCGAAGAACGCATGGATGTACTTTCTCCCCCTTGCCGTTCACGGGATTGCAAGACCCGTCCCTTCAGGGGACTTCTGCCGGCCGTGA
- a CDS encoding PIN domain-containing protein, translating into MADHKAQNSQAGKQNNQTNGRNAASSFEGRKTINKKEAGMAFGSKVFGSKKAYVFDTSALMEYPQVLRVVKRHRIILPRIVMTELDGLKNNERQDVAARARLVSRYLEKYGKNVAIATDRQMDRLQVLNSAGDNMVIGTATWMKRQGIDTTLVTADRNMKIVARACGIMNRIPRPWYRQPALYWSIIAIPFIALGFLVANAVSHIWTINGFLTKETEPYVGIGSALALPTVFVVGLVMNWVCDVLPNEATEDVKTDDKMLNNMMFNPVFNEFDINVWHGKKS; encoded by the coding sequence ATGGCAGACCATAAAGCTCAAAACAGTCAAGCAGGGAAACAGAACAATCAAACAAACGGCCGGAATGCGGCAAGCAGCTTTGAAGGCCGCAAGACCATAAATAAAAAGGAGGCAGGAATGGCGTTTGGCAGCAAGGTATTTGGCAGCAAGAAGGCGTATGTATTCGACACGTCGGCGCTCATGGAATACCCCCAGGTGCTCAGAGTTGTAAAAAGACACAGAATCATTCTTCCCCGCATCGTAATGACCGAGCTTGACGGTTTGAAGAACAACGAGAGACAGGATGTCGCGGCGAGAGCGCGGTTGGTGTCGCGCTACCTTGAAAAATACGGAAAGAACGTTGCAATCGCAACCGATAGGCAGATGGACCGTCTTCAGGTGCTTAACAGCGCAGGGGACAACATGGTCATAGGCACTGCCACGTGGATGAAAAGACAGGGTATCGACACCACCCTGGTCACTGCGGACAGGAATATGAAGATAGTGGCGAGGGCGTGCGGGATAATGAACCGCATCCCGAGGCCCTGGTATCGCCAGCCTGCTCTGTACTGGAGCATAATTGCGATCCCGTTCATAGCATTGGGATTTCTCGTGGCGAATGCTGTAAGCCACATCTGGACTATCAACGGTTTCTTGACCAAAGAAACTGAGCCTTATGTGGGGATTGGTTCTGCGTTGGCCCTCCCCACGGTCTTCGTCGTAGGGCTTGTGATGAACTGGGTGTGCGATGTTCTGCCCAATGAGGCTACTGAAGACGTCAAGACAGACGATAAGATGCTGAACAACATGATGTTCAACCCGGTGTTTAATGAGTTCGACATCAACGTCTGGCACGGCAAAAAGAGTTAA
- a CDS encoding ParM/StbA family protein, giving the protein MVAGIDIGYGYTKMVYRNWIKSNVHVFPSVVSRYIPARSFNETFEIIRVNDRPYLVGYETVTSSRVGPSFVGTDEYFAIIGHCLSKVEVEADIKTIVLGLPPQVFSGERVQLLKNSIRQLDIRCEDGRRISVPSEVQFVPQGAGILFAYLSENGSPEEIETTTVVVDIGYHTMDVVLFAEGKYRGDMSKSYPHGVSELYDMVRDAYTRKYFIFLSPDRDGLVEHLLKDGSITHMGEKRVIDTQSILDDFFTGRIMTVLDKYMSTVERNGYRVERIILGGGGASYIGKAAGANVVVEPQTANARGFLIYGLN; this is encoded by the coding sequence ATGGTAGCAGGCATCGACATAGGGTACGGGTACACAAAGATGGTGTACCGCAACTGGATCAAAAGCAACGTTCACGTCTTCCCTTCAGTGGTGAGCAGATACATACCCGCGAGGTCGTTCAACGAGACCTTTGAGATTATCCGGGTGAATGACAGACCTTATCTTGTAGGGTATGAAACCGTAACAAGCTCAAGGGTAGGACCCAGCTTCGTGGGCACCGACGAGTATTTTGCGATTATCGGTCATTGCCTGTCGAAGGTAGAGGTAGAGGCTGATATAAAGACCATTGTGCTTGGTCTCCCCCCGCAGGTATTCAGCGGGGAAAGGGTGCAGCTTCTCAAGAACAGCATACGGCAACTGGATATCAGGTGCGAAGACGGCAGAAGAATTTCCGTTCCTTCCGAGGTGCAATTTGTTCCTCAGGGCGCAGGGATACTTTTTGCATATCTGAGCGAGAACGGATCACCGGAGGAAATCGAAACAACAACAGTTGTTGTGGACATCGGCTACCACACAATGGACGTCGTGCTCTTCGCTGAGGGCAAGTACAGAGGCGACATGTCAAAGTCCTATCCGCATGGTGTCAGTGAACTCTACGATATGGTAAGGGATGCCTACACCAGGAAATACTTCATCTTCCTTTCCCCCGACAGGGACGGTCTGGTGGAACATCTCCTGAAGGACGGCAGCATAACGCACATGGGGGAGAAACGGGTCATTGACACACAAAGCATACTTGACGACTTCTTCACGGGTAGGATCATGACTGTCCTAGATAAGTATATGTCCACCGTGGAAAGGAATGGGTACAGGGTGGAGAGGATTATCCTCGGAGGCGGAGGCGCGTCCTATATAGGCAAAGCAGCAGGGGCGAACGTAGTCGTTGAACCTCAGACCGCAAACGCCAGGGGATTCCTCATATATGGTTTGAATTAA
- a CDS encoding PH domain-containing protein produces MRTQLKEGEKLIIEVRKHWIVLSKPFIATACMIFVLQNLSKYNLLGLKETLHKVGLCGIIICALYLIYVWLDRKYDIWAVTNQRVIDESGVVTHKAKESPLEKINNIDVVQTLSGRLMGYGRVQIQTAALEGESWIDFVEKPEALRDAIIRERENLKVQPAQAEGHRTGADTAGEVRETRECPFCAEIILKKARICRFCGREIPEGKTPVIIETLQEKTLQEEKPQEETPFSEAHDEAPLGEPPAADAPAYRNPHSWKQKAARG; encoded by the coding sequence ATGCGTACACAACTCAAGGAAGGAGAAAAGCTCATCATAGAGGTCAGAAAACACTGGATTGTCCTCTCGAAACCCTTTATCGCAACGGCCTGTATGATCTTTGTCTTGCAGAACCTGAGCAAATACAATCTGCTCGGACTGAAAGAGACCCTGCACAAGGTGGGTCTCTGCGGCATAATAATCTGCGCCCTGTATCTCATCTACGTCTGGCTGGACAGGAAATACGACATCTGGGCGGTAACCAACCAGAGGGTCATAGACGAATCGGGGGTCGTAACCCACAAGGCAAAGGAAAGCCCCCTTGAGAAGATCAACAACATCGACGTCGTGCAGACCTTGTCAGGCAGGCTCATGGGATATGGGAGGGTCCAGATACAGACCGCCGCACTTGAAGGGGAGTCCTGGATAGACTTCGTGGAAAAACCGGAAGCCTTGCGTGATGCCATCATCAGGGAGAGGGAAAACCTGAAGGTGCAGCCGGCGCAGGCGGAGGGTCACAGGACCGGGGCCGACACCGCCGGAGAGGTCAGGGAAACCAGGGAGTGTCCGTTCTGCGCGGAGATCATCCTGAAGAAGGCAAGGATATGCCGGTTCTGCGGGAGGGAAATCCCTGAAGGGAAGACTCCCGTCATCATTGAGACACTGCAAGAAAAAACACTGCAAGAAGAAAAACCGCAAGAAGAAACACCGTTCAGTGAAGCCCATGATGAAGCGCCCTTAGGGGAGCCACCCGCAGCGGACGCTCCGGCATACCGTAACCCTCATTCGTGGAAACAAAAAGCAGCCAGGGGGTAA